The Podospora pseudopauciseta strain CBS 411.78 chromosome 2 map unlocalized CBS411.78m_2, whole genome shotgun sequence genome has a window encoding:
- the DIM1_1 gene encoding Dimethyladenosine transferase (COG:A; BUSCO:EOG09263720; EggNog:ENOG503NU08): protein MPKAAKQKKGGGPSGPYDRKSKPAASTNIFKFDKDYGQHILKNPGISDAIVEKAYLKPTDVVVEIGPGTGNITVRALEKAKKVIAIDIDPRMGAEVTKRVQGTPLAKKLEVILGDVIKMPEMPPCDALISNTPYQISSPLIFKMLAMPNPPRVAVLMFQREFAKRLVAKPGDALYSRLSVNVNFWATCKHIMKVGKQNFKPPPKVESDVVRIEPLIGSARPNIAFDEFDGLLRIAFNRKNKTLNASFAIKEVLAMCERNYKVYCSLNNIPVDEGVAAAGVGAVVGEEEGMDVDMDDDGADGDDNEEEEEEEDNGMDVEDDEDMPEFFKEMKDEEDKAAAAKTPSRNPKSKVAMVVKAKVNKVLASTGLGEKRARQCDQNDFLKLLVAFHEEGIHFS from the exons ATGCCAAAGGCCgccaagcagaagaagggcggAGGGCCCAGCGGCCCCTACGATCGCAAGTCGAAGCCCGCCGCCAGCACCAACATCTTCAAGTTCGACAAGGACTATGGCCAGCATATTCTCAAGAACCCCGGCATCAGCGACGCCATTGTCGAAAAGGCCTACCTCAAGCCCACCGATGTCGTCGTCGAAATCGGTCCTGGTACCGGTAACATCACCGTCCGCGCCCTggaaaaggcaaagaaggtCATTGCCA TCGATATCGACCCCCGCATGGGCGCCGAAGTAACCAAGCGCGTCCAAGGCACCCCCCTGGCCAAAAAGCTCGAAGTCATCCTCGGTGACGTGATCAAAATGCCCGAAATGCCCCCCTGCGACgccctcatctccaacacACCCTACCAaatctcctctcctctgATCTTCAAGATGCTCGCCATGCCCAACCCCCCCCGCGTGGCGGTCCTCATGTTCCAGCGCGAGTTCGCCAAACGCCTCGTCGCCAAACCCGGCGACGCGCTCTACTCCCGTCTGTCGGTCAATGTCAACTTTTGGGCCACCTGCAAGCACATCATGAAGGTGGGGAAACAAAACTTTAAGCCGCCTCCCAAGGTGGAGAGTGACGTTGTTAGGATTGAGCCGTTGATTGGGTCAGCGAGGCCGAATATTGCTTTTGATGAGTTtgatgggttgttgaggattGCGTTCAACAGGAAGAACAAGACGTTGAATGCGTCGTTTGCGATCAAGGAGGTTTTGGCCATGTGTGAGAGGAATTACAAGGTGTATTGCTCGTTGAATAATATTCCTGTTGATGaaggggttgctgctgcgggggtgggggcggtggtgggggaggaagaggggatggatgttgatatggatgatgatggagcggatggggatgataatgaggaggaggaggaggaggaggataacgGGATGGATGtggaagacgatgaggataTGCCCGAGTTTTTCAAGGAGATgaaggacgaggaggacaaggccgccgctgccaaAACGCCGAGCAGGAACCCCAAGTCAAAGGTTGCGATGGTGGTCAAGGCCAAGGTCAACAAGGTGCTTGCGAGCACGGGgctgggggagaagagagcGAGGCAGTGCGATCAGAACGACTTTTTGAAGCTATTGGTGGCGTTCCACGAGGAGGGTATTCATTTCTCCTAG